A DNA window from bacterium contains the following coding sequences:
- a CDS encoding HD domain-containing protein → MSYERRYFPRVKRYIRGNFEQLFVLITLLSVMVITYFLPNKVAFINFFYLPVVLAGYYVGLRFSVLGAFFCVLLVALYTILYPAQFVLPPTNAYLLAHLIGWGSFLLIVGFFVGIQHDKLKTSYSKTKELNRELYDSLLKLKHARTATILGLAKLAEFRDEETGKHLDRIQEYCRVLAEELTKHPDFGSYITPVYVEDLCLSSILHDIGKVGIPDAILQKPGKLTPKEYEAIKIHTTLGGEALGAIENKLTERSFLTLGKEVAFNHHERWDGSGYPRGLAGEDIPLSARIVSVADVYDSVTSDRCYQKSMSHEEAIGIIAKGRGTAFDPRIADAFLARQKAFNLIRIGQHQDDPVPAALQSAVQPPAKEDLSLDKVEMKSAGVLCG, encoded by the coding sequence ATGAGCTACGAAAGAAGGTACTTCCCCAGAGTCAAGCGCTACATACGCGGCAACTTCGAGCAGTTGTTCGTCCTCATAACCCTGCTTTCGGTAATGGTCATCACCTACTTTCTCCCAAACAAGGTAGCCTTCATAAATTTCTTTTACCTGCCGGTGGTGCTGGCGGGCTACTACGTCGGCCTGCGTTTTTCCGTTCTCGGCGCTTTCTTCTGCGTCCTTCTGGTGGCGCTGTATACGATACTATACCCCGCCCAGTTCGTGCTTCCGCCGACTAACGCCTATCTTCTCGCGCATCTCATCGGATGGGGAAGCTTTCTTCTTATCGTAGGATTTTTCGTCGGCATCCAGCACGACAAGCTCAAAACTTCCTACAGCAAGACAAAGGAACTCAACCGAGAGCTCTACGACTCGCTCCTAAAGCTCAAGCACGCCCGCACGGCGACGATTCTGGGGCTCGCCAAACTGGCCGAATTCCGCGACGAGGAGACGGGAAAACATCTGGACAGGATACAGGAGTATTGCAGGGTGCTCGCCGAGGAGCTGACGAAACACCCTGATTTCGGCTCTTACATCACCCCGGTTTACGTGGAGGACCTTTGCCTCTCCTCAATTCTCCACGATATCGGCAAGGTCGGCATCCCCGACGCCATCCTCCAGAAGCCGGGCAAACTGACTCCGAAGGAGTACGAGGCGATAAAGATCCACACCACCCTCGGGGGAGAAGCCCTCGGCGCCATCGAAAACAAACTCACTGAGAGGAGCTTTCTCACTCTGGGCAAGGAGGTGGCCTTCAACCACCACGAGCGCTGGGACGGCTCCGGGTACCCGAGAGGGCTGGCGGGGGAGGATATTCCGCTTTCAGCCCGCATCGTTTCCGTGGCGGACGTTTACGATTCGGTCACCTCGGACCGTTGTTACCAGAAGTCCATGAGCCACGAGGAAGCCATCGGCATCATCGCGAAAGGAAGGGGAACCGCCTTCGACCCACGGATTGCCGACGCTTTTTTGGCCCGGCAAAAAGCCTTCAACCTGATAAGGATAGGACAGCATCAGGACGACCCGGTTCCGGCAGCGCTCCAGAGCGCCGTCCAGCCTCCGGCGAAAGAAGATTTAAGCCTCGACAAGGTTGAAATGAAATCTGCGGGAGTCCTGTGCGGTTGA
- a CDS encoding tetratricopeptide repeat protein, translating into MTFKKHSTAIFAALLAALVLAVYWRTTGFELLTWDDNIYITKNPLVTGGLRWESVKTSFSSGYGGHWIPLTWLSYMADVSFFGPEPGVFHRTNVILYLASVILLFLFLRSATGSTRRSFFAVALFAMHPLRVESVAWVTERKDVLSGLFFILALWSYLLYTRTKTPGWYATLIISAVLGILSKPILVVLPVALLLLDFWPLGRFTTEDGKKKLQGFKTLLLEKAPLFALSFSFVAITLYNQLINNPKVHEYQFSYGLANAATAYWKYLGRTFFPNDLILQYDTPTSSAGALAAIVSFASLVAITFLAFRFRRRAPEGAFGWFWFLLLLFPNSGIVPAGMQSFSDRFTYLPHIGLAIAFVWGTAHLARRVRLSEKNLLLPGAALVAVLAVASVTFTGYWKNTYTLFGHIDEIYGGRNALALNCLATASLYGNDPATALSQLDRLRQVEPRFPSLNHNRGYALYKLGRYDEALEALRLELAANPQNAAVRSMISTVMRARAEKPGR; encoded by the coding sequence ATGACCTTTAAAAAACATTCGACGGCGATATTCGCGGCTCTGCTGGCGGCGCTGGTTCTGGCGGTCTACTGGCGGACGACGGGGTTTGAGCTCCTCACCTGGGACGACAATATTTACATAACCAAAAACCCGTTGGTCACCGGCGGGCTCAGATGGGAAAGCGTAAAGACCTCCTTCTCCTCCGGTTACGGCGGCCACTGGATTCCCCTGACCTGGCTGTCGTACATGGCCGACGTAAGCTTCTTCGGCCCCGAGCCCGGAGTGTTCCACCGGACGAACGTAATCCTCTACCTCGCCAGCGTCATCCTCCTTTTTCTCTTCCTCCGCTCGGCCACAGGCTCTACGCGGAGGAGCTTTTTCGCCGTGGCCCTCTTTGCGATGCATCCCCTCCGCGTCGAATCCGTGGCCTGGGTGACGGAGCGCAAGGACGTGCTTTCGGGGCTGTTTTTCATCCTCGCGCTCTGGTCGTATCTTCTCTATACGCGCACAAAAACCCCCGGCTGGTACGCCACCCTGATCATCTCCGCTGTTCTGGGAATTCTTTCAAAGCCGATTCTTGTGGTTCTGCCGGTAGCGCTTCTGCTGCTCGATTTCTGGCCCCTGGGGCGCTTCACCACGGAGGATGGGAAGAAAAAACTTCAGGGATTCAAAACCCTTTTACTTGAAAAGGCGCCGCTCTTCGCCCTCTCGTTTTCTTTCGTCGCAATCACCCTCTACAACCAGCTGATAAACAACCCCAAGGTGCATGAATACCAGTTTTCCTACGGGCTGGCCAACGCCGCGACGGCGTACTGGAAATATCTCGGAAGAACCTTCTTTCCCAATGACTTGATTCTCCAGTACGACACCCCCACCTCCTCGGCAGGAGCGCTTGCGGCGATCGTCTCTTTCGCCTCTCTTGTGGCGATCACCTTCCTGGCTTTCAGGTTCCGGCGGCGGGCACCCGAAGGCGCCTTTGGCTGGTTCTGGTTTCTGCTGTTGCTTTTTCCCAACAGCGGGATAGTGCCCGCGGGGATGCAGTCCTTCTCCGACCGGTTCACTTACCTCCCCCACATCGGCCTCGCGATTGCTTTTGTGTGGGGAACCGCGCACCTCGCAAGAAGGGTGAGGCTCAGCGAGAAAAACCTGCTCCTGCCGGGCGCGGCGCTTGTCGCCGTTCTCGCCGTAGCCAGCGTCACTTTTACGGGCTACTGGAAGAACACCTACACTCTTTTCGGTCATATCGACGAAATTTACGGAGGAAGAAACGCGCTGGCGCTGAACTGCCTCGCCACGGCCAGCCTCTACGGCAACGACCCGGCGACGGCTCTTTCGCAGCTTGACCGTCTCAGGCAGGTCGAGCCGCGCTTTCCTTCCCTGAATCACAACAGGGGCTACGCCCTCTACAAGCTCGGCAGATACGACGAGGCGCTCGAAGCGCTACGGCTTGAGCTCGCCGCCAATCCGCAAAACGCAGCCGTGCGCAGCATGATCTCGACGGTGATGAGGGCAAGGGCGGAAAAGCCAGGGCGATGA
- a CDS encoding leucine--tRNA ligase, whose product MDLRYHPGEIEVKWQEKWAREKTFAVTEDPSYPEDKRYYVLEMFPYPSGKIHMGHVRNYTIGDVVARYKHMKGFNVLHPMGWDAFGMPAENAAIERGIHPAKWTRENIAYMRSQLKRMGFSYDWDRELATCDPEYYKWEQWLFLKMLEKGVAYRKKTSVNWCVKCATVLANEQVEQGECWRCSTPVIQKELSGWFFRITDYAEELLACIEKLGEGWPDNVLASQRNWIGKSWGSAVSFPLVGREGAIEVFTTRPDTLYGVTFMSLAAEHPLVEELVKGTEREAEVMGFANRVRNEDKIKRAAEDYEKEGVFTGAYVTNSLTGDKVPVYVANFVLMDYGTGAVMAVPAHDQRDFEFAKKYGLPIKIVISPADSVLDPATMTAAFEDDGILVNSAQFSTMKNREAMDAITAYLAEQKMGKRTVNYRIRDWGISRQRYWGAPIPVIHCESCGVVPVPESELPVRLPEDVDFPEGRVLPLADIPSFWKTKCPKCGKDARRETDTMDTFVESSWYYTRYACSGFDGGMVDRPKVDYWLPVDQYIGGVEHAVLHLLYSRFYTKVMRDMGLVSFDEPFTNLLTQGMVCKETMKCAEHGWLFPEEASAEGKCIKCGSPVERGRTEKMSKSKKNVVDPEALIRDYGADTARLFSLFAAPPEKGLDWSEQGVEGASKFLRRVWRMAAENSEWLTATAPFAGGELSGKAREVRRKTHETIVRVTSNIEDRFHFNTAISAMMELVNELADFQPADDTAKSVFRESIDTLLTLLSPMVPHFSEELWSGLGNKAPLRDAKWPVADEKALVKDSVTVVVQVNGKVRGRVEAPAGAGEQEVTASALADDNVNRFLEGLTVVKSVYIPGRLLNIVVK is encoded by the coding sequence ATGGACCTTAGATATCATCCCGGAGAGATCGAGGTTAAGTGGCAGGAGAAGTGGGCGAGGGAGAAGACTTTCGCCGTCACCGAGGATCCTTCCTACCCCGAAGATAAAAGATATTACGTCCTCGAAATGTTTCCTTACCCCTCCGGCAAAATCCACATGGGCCACGTCCGCAATTACACCATCGGCGACGTGGTGGCGCGCTACAAGCACATGAAGGGCTTCAACGTCCTCCACCCGATGGGGTGGGACGCCTTCGGCATGCCCGCCGAGAACGCGGCGATAGAGCGCGGCATCCACCCCGCGAAGTGGACGCGGGAGAACATCGCCTACATGCGAAGCCAGCTAAAGCGCATGGGGTTTTCCTACGACTGGGACCGCGAGCTTGCCACCTGCGACCCGGAGTATTACAAGTGGGAGCAGTGGCTCTTCCTGAAAATGCTGGAAAAGGGCGTCGCCTACCGCAAGAAGACCTCGGTCAACTGGTGCGTGAAGTGCGCGACGGTGCTGGCCAACGAGCAGGTAGAGCAGGGAGAGTGCTGGCGCTGCTCGACTCCGGTAATTCAAAAAGAGCTTTCCGGCTGGTTTTTCCGCATAACGGACTATGCCGAGGAGTTGCTTGCGTGCATCGAGAAGCTGGGCGAGGGGTGGCCGGACAACGTGCTTGCCAGCCAGCGCAACTGGATTGGCAAATCCTGGGGCTCCGCCGTCAGCTTTCCCCTTGTGGGTCGCGAAGGGGCGATAGAAGTATTCACCACCCGCCCCGACACTCTCTACGGCGTCACCTTCATGAGCCTTGCAGCAGAGCATCCGCTGGTCGAGGAGCTTGTGAAGGGGACGGAGCGCGAGGCAGAGGTAATGGGGTTTGCGAACAGGGTGCGCAACGAAGACAAGATCAAGCGCGCCGCCGAGGATTACGAGAAAGAGGGCGTCTTCACCGGCGCTTACGTGACCAACTCTCTCACCGGGGACAAGGTTCCCGTCTACGTCGCCAACTTCGTGCTGATGGATTACGGCACCGGCGCGGTCATGGCCGTGCCCGCCCACGACCAGCGCGATTTCGAGTTCGCGAAAAAGTACGGCTTGCCTATTAAAATCGTCATCTCCCCGGCGGACTCCGTTCTCGACCCCGCGACGATGACGGCGGCCTTCGAGGACGACGGAATACTCGTAAACTCGGCGCAGTTTTCCACCATGAAAAACCGCGAGGCGATGGACGCCATAACGGCCTACCTCGCCGAGCAGAAGATGGGCAAGCGCACGGTGAACTACCGCATCCGCGACTGGGGTATCTCGCGCCAGCGTTACTGGGGCGCGCCGATACCGGTAATCCACTGCGAGAGCTGCGGCGTCGTGCCGGTCCCCGAGAGCGAGCTACCCGTCCGCCTGCCGGAAGACGTGGATTTCCCCGAGGGGCGCGTCCTGCCGCTGGCGGATATTCCCTCCTTCTGGAAGACGAAGTGCCCCAAGTGCGGGAAGGACGCTCGCCGCGAAACCGACACGATGGACACCTTCGTAGAGTCTTCCTGGTACTACACCCGCTACGCCTGCTCGGGCTTCGACGGCGGGATGGTAGACCGCCCCAAAGTCGATTACTGGCTCCCGGTGGACCAGTACATCGGCGGGGTAGAGCACGCCGTCCTCCACCTCCTCTACTCGCGCTTTTACACCAAGGTGATGCGCGATATGGGGCTCGTGAGCTTCGACGAGCCCTTCACCAACCTCCTCACGCAGGGAATGGTCTGCAAGGAGACGATGAAGTGCGCCGAACACGGCTGGCTCTTCCCCGAAGAGGCTTCCGCCGAGGGCAAGTGCATCAAGTGCGGCAGCCCGGTAGAGCGCGGGCGCACCGAGAAGATGAGCAAATCCAAAAAGAACGTCGTCGATCCCGAGGCCCTTATCCGCGATTACGGCGCGGACACCGCGCGTCTCTTCAGCCTCTTCGCGGCCCCGCCGGAAAAGGGTCTGGACTGGAGCGAGCAGGGAGTCGAAGGCGCGTCGAAGTTCCTCCGCAGGGTCTGGAGGATGGCGGCGGAAAACAGCGAGTGGCTCACGGCAACCGCCCCCTTCGCGGGCGGCGAGCTTTCGGGGAAAGCCCGCGAGGTGCGAAGAAAGACCCACGAGACGATAGTGCGCGTAACCTCCAACATCGAGGACCGCTTTCACTTCAACACGGCCATCTCCGCGATGATGGAGCTGGTCAACGAACTGGCGGACTTCCAGCCCGCCGACGATACGGCAAAATCCGTCTTCCGCGAGTCGATCGACACCCTCCTTACGCTGCTGAGCCCGATGGTCCCCCACTTCTCGGAAGAGTTGTGGTCTGGCCTCGGCAACAAGGCCCCCCTTCGCGACGCGAAGTGGCCCGTCGCGGACGAAAAGGCTCTGGTAAAGGATTCCGTGACGGTGGTGGTGCAGGTAAACGGCAAGGTGCGCGGCAGGGTCGAGGCGCCCGCCGGGGCAGGGGAGCAGGAGGTCACCGCCTCCGCGCTGGCCGACGACAACGTCAACCGCTTCCTCGAAGGTCTGACGGTGGTGAAATCCGTCTACATACCCGGAAGGCTCCTGAACATAGTCGTGAAATGA
- the holA gene encoding DNA polymerase III subunit delta, which yields MARVLRRRGRERHERQQRQGAPRPGRHRRRQDNPPGFPSAGAWALSPSPVVFIHGEESFLVDRELRSIEAACGITSQEDMNRQVFDASEKDPAEIISSARTMPFLGTGKLLIVKNAGSFTASQWETFTRYLEHPNPSTTLVFIIEKVDKRLTFFKTLKKLSREVECKPPADSELPGWTSRMAKEAGLELDSRVAQSLVMRVGNDLQLLWREILKLRSFAGDKRLTVEDVEQLVGESRGTTVFALTDAIGVRDLRGAMGALRKLLELGEPPVLLLYMIARNFRLLAKARQIKDEGKRLSPGEVASKMGAAPFVARKAMDQAVNWPREQIEKAFRALLLADVELKSGGDEEVVERLVIDLCAKKR from the coding sequence CTGGCGCGAGTACTACGCCGGAGAGGACGTGAACGCCACGAACGCCAACAAAGACAAGGCGCTCCGCGACCTGGCCGACACCGCCGCCGACAAGATAATCCGCCGGGCTTCCCTAGCGCTGGGGCTTGGGCGTTGAGTCCCTCGCCCGTTGTCTTCATCCACGGCGAGGAATCCTTTCTCGTAGACCGGGAACTCAGGTCGATAGAGGCCGCCTGCGGGATAACCTCGCAGGAGGACATGAACCGCCAGGTTTTCGACGCCTCCGAGAAGGACCCCGCCGAGATTATCTCCTCGGCCCGGACCATGCCCTTCCTGGGGACCGGGAAGCTCCTCATAGTCAAGAACGCGGGCAGCTTCACCGCCTCCCAGTGGGAGACCTTCACCCGCTACCTCGAACACCCCAACCCCTCGACCACGCTGGTTTTCATAATCGAGAAGGTGGACAAACGCCTCACCTTCTTCAAGACGCTGAAAAAATTATCAAGAGAGGTCGAATGCAAGCCCCCGGCGGATTCCGAACTTCCGGGGTGGACTTCGAGGATGGCGAAGGAAGCGGGGCTGGAGCTCGATTCGAGGGTCGCGCAGTCGCTCGTCATGCGCGTGGGTAACGACCTCCAGCTCCTTTGGCGCGAGATACTCAAGCTCCGCTCCTTCGCGGGCGACAAGCGCCTCACCGTGGAAGACGTGGAGCAACTCGTCGGGGAATCGCGGGGAACCACCGTTTTCGCCCTCACCGACGCCATCGGGGTGAGGGACCTCCGGGGCGCGATGGGAGCGCTCCGAAAGCTCCTCGAACTGGGCGAACCCCCGGTGCTCCTCCTCTACATGATAGCGAGAAACTTCAGGCTACTGGCCAAAGCCCGGCAGATTAAGGACGAGGGGAAACGGCTTTCGCCCGGAGAGGTTGCCTCGAAGATGGGCGCCGCGCCCTTCGTCGCCAGAAAGGCGATGGATCAGGCAGTCAATTGGCCAAGGGAGCAGATCGAGAAGGCTTTCAGGGCGCTTTTGCTGGCGGATGTGGAGTTGAAGAGCGGGGGAGACGAGGAAGTTGTGGAGAGACTGGTCATCGATCTTTGCGCCAAGAAACGCTGA
- the rsmI gene encoding 16S rRNA (cytidine(1402)-2'-O)-methyltransferase: protein MKSYEIFPRGTLAVVATPLGNPGDITLRALEIIGEADVIAAEDTRNTARLLSHHKLKKTLVSYHDWNEKERAKELVERLRRGEKIALLSDAGTPGISDPGFDVVRLAREAGLKVIPVPGPSALTAFLSASGLPTDAFTFHGFPPNRRGKRRNFFQKIHGREETQVFYESPHRILETLEDALEILGDRTAALGREMTKEYEEFFYGPISEIIQKLQGPVRVRGEVVWGVRGNTGEISAEEEETLESAMEQAVASGAPLKAAAKELSARFGVPVKELYSRLNGIKKRRPD, encoded by the coding sequence ATGAAAAGCTATGAAATCTTCCCTAGAGGCACTCTGGCAGTGGTAGCGACGCCCCTCGGAAACCCCGGGGACATAACCCTGCGCGCGCTGGAAATCATAGGCGAGGCGGACGTAATCGCCGCCGAAGACACCCGCAACACCGCCCGCCTGCTGTCGCACCACAAGCTCAAAAAAACCCTCGTCTCCTACCACGACTGGAACGAAAAGGAGCGCGCCAAAGAGCTGGTGGAACGACTTCGCAGGGGAGAAAAGATCGCCCTTCTCAGCGACGCGGGAACCCCCGGCATCTCCGACCCCGGCTTCGACGTAGTGCGCCTCGCCAGAGAGGCGGGGCTGAAGGTAATCCCCGTCCCCGGCCCCTCGGCGCTGACCGCCTTTTTGTCCGCCTCCGGCCTGCCCACCGATGCCTTCACCTTCCACGGCTTCCCCCCCAACCGCAGGGGCAAGCGGAGGAACTTCTTTCAGAAGATTCACGGGCGCGAAGAGACGCAGGTCTTCTACGAATCCCCCCACCGCATCCTCGAAACCCTTGAAGACGCCCTCGAAATCCTCGGCGACCGCACCGCAGCGCTCGGCCGCGAGATGACCAAGGAATACGAAGAGTTCTTTTACGGCCCGATTTCTGAAATAATCCAAAAGCTTCAGGGGCCCGTCAGAGTGCGCGGCGAAGTAGTCTGGGGAGTGCGCGGAAACACCGGCGAAATCTCCGCCGAAGAAGAAGAAACCCTGGAGAGCGCCATGGAACAGGCCGTCGCCTCCGGCGCACCCCTCAAGGCCGCCGCCAAAGAACTCTCCGCCCGCTTCGGCGTCCCGGTGAAAGAGCTATATTCAAGGTTGAATGGGATAAAGAAACGTAGGCCAGATTGA